In the Palaeococcus pacificus DY20341 genome, one interval contains:
- a CDS encoding DUF3201 domain-containing protein, with the protein MLERFVEEHSLEVHELLNLIWRELIELNEELREELKPLGFKVEPIEEVFNGYIFLNGEWREMTYPYPAFEVKPQGEVGATIHGFYFVFGIPTRKINKAFLDEFLTTFPRSYIYGSESFLEDVYNYQTNPASYKEVFERIKMSDEVLFNFEVEIKDFKNPREALKLKFYRFLDLAKKYELLPVFKEE; encoded by the coding sequence ATGCTTGAGAGATTTGTAGAAGAGCATTCATTGGAAGTTCATGAACTCTTAAATCTCATATGGAGAGAACTTATCGAACTCAACGAGGAGCTTAGAGAGGAGCTGAAGCCGCTGGGCTTTAAGGTTGAGCCAATTGAGGAAGTTTTTAACGGCTACATCTTTTTAAATGGCGAGTGGAGAGAAATGACCTACCCTTATCCCGCTTTTGAAGTTAAGCCTCAGGGAGAAGTAGGTGCCACAATACATGGATTCTACTTTGTCTTTGGAATTCCTACGAGGAAGATAAACAAAGCGTTTTTAGATGAGTTCTTAACAACATTCCCCAGGAGCTACATTTACGGCAGCGAGAGCTTTTTGGAGGATGTTTACAACTATCAAACAAACCCCGCAAGCTATAAGGAGGTCTTTGAGCGCATTAAGATGAGCGACGAGGTTTTGTTCAACTTTGAGGTTGAAATCAAGGATTTTAAGAACCCAAGGGAAGCCCTAAAGCTGAAATTCTACAGATTCCTTGATCTTGCAAAGAAGTACGAACTTTTGCCGGTCTTTAAGGAGGAGTAG
- the arcC gene encoding carbamate kinase, giving the protein MRKRVVIALGGNAILQRGQKGTYEEQMENVKKTAKQIVDIILNNDYEVVITHGNGPQVGALLLQHDAGQTHGIPAQPMDVCGAMTQGQIGYMIQQAIKNELKRRGVDRPVATVVTQVLVDKNDPAFENPSKPVGPFYDEETAKKLAKEKGWVVIDDAGRGWRRVVPSPDPKDIIEKEVIQDLVEKGVIVIASGGGGIPVIEEDGELKGVEAVIDKDLAGEKLAEVVNADIFMILTDVNGAAINYGKPEEKWLSKVSVEEMRRYYDDGHFKKGSMGPKVLATIRFVEWGGERAVIAALDKAVDALEGKTGTQIVKEL; this is encoded by the coding sequence ATGAGGAAAAGAGTTGTTATTGCTTTAGGGGGAAACGCAATTCTTCAACGAGGGCAAAAGGGAACTTATGAGGAGCAAATGGAGAATGTAAAAAAGACTGCAAAGCAGATTGTTGATATAATCCTTAATAACGATTATGAGGTAGTTATAACTCACGGAAATGGTCCTCAAGTGGGTGCTTTACTCTTGCAACATGATGCTGGTCAAACACACGGCATTCCTGCCCAACCTATGGACGTCTGCGGAGCCATGACCCAAGGGCAGATAGGCTACATGATCCAGCAAGCAATTAAAAACGAGCTTAAGAGGAGAGGTGTTGATAGGCCCGTTGCCACAGTGGTGACTCAGGTGCTGGTTGATAAAAACGATCCCGCCTTTGAGAACCCATCAAAACCCGTTGGGCCTTTCTATGATGAAGAAACAGCTAAAAAGCTCGCAAAGGAAAAAGGATGGGTAGTTATAGACGACGCCGGAAGAGGATGGAGAAGAGTGGTTCCCTCGCCAGATCCAAAAGACATAATCGAGAAGGAAGTAATCCAAGATCTAGTGGAGAAAGGAGTTATAGTCATAGCGAGCGGTGGCGGTGGAATACCCGTTATTGAAGAAGATGGAGAGTTAAAGGGTGTTGAAGCCGTTATAGACAAAGACTTGGCGGGCGAGAAGCTAGCAGAAGTCGTCAACGCGGATATCTTCATGATTTTAACCGATGTGAATGGTGCTGCGATAAACTATGGAAAGCCGGAGGAAAAGTGGCTCAGCAAAGTGAGCGTCGAGGAAATGAGGCGCTACTATGATGATGGGCACTTCAAGAAGGGAAGTATGGGGCCCAAGGTTCTAGCCACGATAAGATTCGTCGAGTGGGGAGGAGAGAGAGCAGTTATAGCAGCTTTGGACAAGGCTGTGGACGCTCTAGAAGGAAAAACAGGAACACAAATAGTTAAAGAGCTTTAG